In Candidatus Rokuibacteriota bacterium, the following are encoded in one genomic region:
- a CDS encoding electron transfer flavoprotein subunit beta/FixA family protein, with the protein MKVLVPVKQVPDTATQVKIGGDPRAIDTTGITWIVSPYDEFAVEEALRIKEKRGTGEVVVVSLGPERVKEALRSCLAMGAERAVHVNEPAWESADTLTTARALAAVIKQEQPVIVLFGRQAIDDDMGAVGVQVAELLGWPCASWIMEAAISGDGTSVRVGRQVEGGLEVFELPLPCVLTAQKGLNEPRYPTLKGIMGAKKKEIKDVKAADLGLAADGAQLTVVTLEALPPRPPGRIIPGEAGEAVKELVRALREDAKAI; encoded by the coding sequence ATGAAAGTTCTCGTGCCAGTCAAGCAGGTGCCGGACACCGCGACTCAGGTCAAGATCGGCGGCGACCCGAGGGCGATCGACACTACTGGCATCACGTGGATTGTGTCGCCCTACGACGAGTTCGCGGTCGAGGAGGCCCTGCGCATCAAGGAGAAGCGCGGGACGGGAGAGGTCGTCGTGGTCTCGCTCGGTCCCGAACGCGTGAAGGAGGCGCTTCGGAGTTGCCTGGCGATGGGCGCCGAGCGCGCTGTGCACGTGAACGAGCCGGCGTGGGAGAGCGCCGACACGCTGACCACGGCCCGGGCTCTCGCGGCGGTGATCAAGCAGGAGCAGCCGGTGATCGTCCTGTTCGGCAGGCAGGCCATTGACGACGACATGGGCGCGGTGGGGGTCCAGGTGGCCGAGCTCCTGGGCTGGCCCTGCGCGTCCTGGATCATGGAGGCGGCCATCTCGGGCGACGGGACGAGCGTGCGCGTCGGCCGACAGGTCGAGGGCGGGCTCGAAGTGTTCGAGCTCCCGCTTCCGTGCGTGCTGACCGCCCAGAAGGGGCTGAACGAGCCGCGGTATCCGACCCTGAAGGGCATCATGGGCGCCAAGAAGAAGGAGATCAAAGACGTGAAGGCGGCTGATCTTGGCCTGGCCGCAGACGGAGCTCAGCTCACGGTCGTGACGCTGGAGGCGCTTCCGCCTCGCCCGCCCGGGCGCATCATCCCCGGCGAGGCTGGCGAAGCGGTCAAGGAGTTGGTCAGGGCGTTGCGCGAAGACGCCAAGGCGATCTGA
- a CDS encoding acyl-CoA dehydrogenase — MKIELTEEQQMIQALARDFAENEVKPVAEACDREARFPHETVKRMGELGLMGMAIPEAYGGSGADTVAYIVALEEVAKACASHAVVMSVNNSLYCDPVRRFGTEEQKKRFLTPFASGSRIGCFALTEPQAGSDATNQNTLAVRDGNHYVLSGRKLFVTNGREAAAALVFCQTDRTRGHRGISAFLVEKGTPGFLVPKCEDKLGLRASDTAEFVFEDCCVPVENRLGEEGMGFRIAMSTLDGGRIGIAAQAVGIAAGAYERSVAYAKERKAFGVPIAQHQMVQWMMADMATTIEAARLLTWRAATLKDRGLPFSAEASMAKLFASEMAMKVTTDAIQVHGGYGYIREYQVERYFRDAKITQIYEGTSQIQKLIIARHVLGLK; from the coding sequence ATGAAGATTGAGCTGACCGAAGAGCAGCAGATGATCCAGGCGCTCGCACGTGACTTCGCCGAGAACGAGGTGAAGCCCGTCGCCGAGGCCTGCGACCGCGAGGCCCGGTTCCCTCACGAGACTGTCAAGCGGATGGGCGAGCTCGGGCTCATGGGGATGGCCATCCCGGAAGCGTACGGCGGTAGCGGCGCCGACACCGTGGCGTACATCGTCGCCCTGGAAGAAGTGGCCAAGGCCTGCGCCTCGCATGCCGTCGTCATGTCGGTCAATAACTCTCTTTACTGCGATCCCGTCCGCAGGTTCGGGACCGAAGAGCAGAAGAAGCGCTTCCTGACGCCGTTCGCGTCGGGGTCAAGGATCGGCTGCTTCGCGCTGACCGAACCTCAGGCGGGCTCGGATGCCACCAACCAGAACACGCTCGCCGTGCGGGACGGCAACCACTACGTCCTCAGTGGCCGCAAGCTGTTCGTCACGAACGGCCGCGAGGCCGCGGCCGCGCTGGTCTTCTGCCAGACCGACCGGACCAGGGGACACCGCGGCATCTCGGCGTTCCTCGTGGAGAAAGGGACGCCCGGCTTTCTGGTTCCCAAGTGCGAGGACAAGCTCGGGCTCCGGGCCTCCGACACGGCCGAGTTCGTCTTCGAGGACTGCTGCGTCCCGGTGGAGAACCGGCTCGGCGAGGAGGGGATGGGGTTCAGGATCGCGATGAGCACGCTGGACGGCGGGCGGATCGGCATCGCCGCACAGGCCGTGGGCATCGCCGCCGGCGCCTACGAGCGCTCGGTGGCCTATGCCAAGGAGCGCAAAGCCTTCGGCGTCCCGATCGCCCAGCACCAGATGGTGCAGTGGATGATGGCCGACATGGCAACCACGATCGAGGCGGCGCGGCTCCTCACCTGGCGGGCGGCTACCCTGAAGGACCGGGGCCTGCCGTTCAGCGCCGAGGCCTCCATGGCCAAGCTCTTCGCCTCCGAGATGGCGATGAAGGTCACGACCGACGCGATCCAGGTCCATGGCGGTTACGGCTACATCAGGGAGTACCAGGTGGAGCGCTACTTCCGGGACGCCAAGATCACCCAGATCTACGAGGGGACGTCTCAGATCCAGAAGCTCATCATCGCCCGCCACGTGCTCGGACTGAAGTGA
- a CDS encoding ABC transporter ATP-binding protein, with product MLAVEHLRVFYGDVQALWDISFDVRAGELVTLVGSNGAGKTTTLRTISGVLAPAAGRITFEGRDITGRPPHAIVALGIGHIPEGRRLWSGMTVLENLELGAYPAAARPRLRETLDRVFTLFPQLGERSRQLTGTLSGGEQQMLAIGRALMGQPKLLMLDEPSLGLAPLLVTELFRVIREINSQGVTVLLVEQNVHQALEIAHRAYVLETGRILSEGPARDLLANPAIKEAYLGL from the coding sequence ATGCTAGCGGTCGAGCATCTCCGCGTCTTCTACGGCGACGTGCAGGCTCTCTGGGACATCTCCTTCGACGTGCGGGCCGGCGAGCTCGTCACGCTCGTCGGGTCTAACGGCGCCGGCAAGACGACCACGCTCCGCACGATCTCGGGCGTGCTCGCGCCCGCGGCCGGTCGCATCACCTTCGAGGGCCGGGACATCACCGGGCGCCCGCCTCACGCCATCGTCGCGCTCGGCATCGGCCACATCCCCGAAGGCCGCCGGCTCTGGTCAGGGATGACCGTGCTGGAAAACCTCGAGCTCGGGGCGTACCCCGCCGCCGCGCGCCCGCGGCTCCGCGAAACGCTGGACCGGGTCTTTACCCTCTTCCCCCAGCTCGGCGAACGATCCCGCCAGCTCACGGGAACGCTGTCGGGCGGGGAGCAACAGATGCTCGCCATCGGGCGGGCCCTCATGGGGCAACCGAAACTGCTGATGCTGGACGAGCCCTCCCTGGGCTTGGCGCCGCTCCTCGTGACAGAGCTCTTCCGGGTGATCCGGGAAATCAACAGCCAGGGCGTGACCGTCCTCCTAGTGGAACAGAATGTCCACCAGGCCCTGGAGATCGCCCACCGCGCCTACGTGCTCGAGACGGGACGGATCCTGAGCGAAGGGCCGGCCCGCGATCTCCTGGCCAACCCAGCGATCAAAGAAGCCTACCTGGGACTCTGA
- a CDS encoding GntR family transcriptional regulator, with product MNGRVSRYRRIADALRERITSGGLAPGARLSNQRTLAREFGVTLMTLRQALELLEREGLIVRRHGVGTFVASPTIDYDILQFRTFAGDLRSRGAPVETRFLRSQFARADRRVQAGLRLAAGDDVFVLERLRLMDGRPVSLQRSFLPADLGDDVAKADLAVTPLRQLLSFKLGIDVTRAREEVSAVKLRRREAQELNCQPGAPAFCSERVSWATDGRAVVFDRVYIPGDRFRIIRELHYEGSGP from the coding sequence ATGAACGGCCGGGTGTCCCGATATCGGCGGATTGCCGACGCCCTTCGCGAGCGGATCACGTCAGGAGGGCTCGCCCCCGGAGCCCGCCTGAGCAACCAGCGCACTCTCGCGCGCGAGTTCGGCGTCACGCTCATGACGCTCCGCCAGGCCCTCGAGCTGCTCGAGCGCGAGGGGCTCATCGTTCGCCGGCACGGGGTGGGCACCTTCGTCGCCTCCCCGACGATCGATTACGACATCCTTCAGTTTCGCACCTTTGCCGGCGACCTGCGATCGCGCGGCGCGCCCGTCGAGACCCGCTTTCTCCGCAGCCAGTTCGCCCGCGCCGACCGGCGCGTTCAGGCTGGGCTGAGGCTCGCCGCGGGCGACGACGTCTTCGTCCTCGAGCGCCTGCGCCTGATGGACGGGCGCCCGGTGAGCCTGCAGCGTTCCTTCCTGCCTGCGGACCTCGGGGACGACGTGGCGAAGGCGGACCTGGCGGTCACCCCGCTCCGCCAGCTCCTCTCGTTCAAGCTCGGCATCGATGTCACGCGGGCGCGCGAGGAGGTGTCGGCCGTGAAGCTCCGCCGGCGCGAGGCGCAGGAGCTCAACTGCCAGCCGGGCGCCCCCGCGTTCTGCTCGGAACGGGTCTCCTGGGCAACCGACGGCAGGGCCGTGGTGTTCGATCGCGTCTATATCCCCGGGGATCGGTTCCGGATCATTCGGGAGCTTCACTACGAGGGATCAGGACCATGA
- a CDS encoding methylmalonyl-CoA mutase family protein: MEDRERMEREKARWEAETYGPFVRQAPERPVPFESLSGIPLEPLYTPADLGSWDYEKKLGFPGEFPFTRGVYPSMYRGRLWTMRMFAGFGRPEDTNARFKYLLEQGQTGLSTAFDMPALMGYDADHPRARGEVGREGVSVSTLEDFEVLFDGIPLDRVTTSMTINCTASIALAMYLAVADKQGVGWDQVGGTMQNDMLKEFIAQKEWICPPAPAMRIVVDTIEFTSKYVPRFNPVSISGYHIREAGATAVQELAFTLADGIGYVQACVDRGLDVDSFAPRLSFFFDVHNDFFEEIAKLRAARRIWARVLKERFGAKRPESMRLRTHTQTAGVSATAQQPLNNVARVALQALAAVLGGAQSLHTNSYDETWALPTEEAVTVALRTQQIIAEETGVPLVIDPLGGSYYLERLTDQMEEAACAYITKIDGLGGIIRAVDLGYPQQEIADAAYRYQLMEDRGEKTVVGVNKYVMAEEKPISYLRIDEAVELEQIERVKRRKASRDASRVEKRVKQIAEVCRNGQNLMPVLVDAVKDYVSLGEISDVYRQVLGQYREPIIF; encoded by the coding sequence ATGGAGGATCGCGAGCGGATGGAGCGAGAAAAGGCGCGGTGGGAAGCGGAGACCTACGGGCCGTTCGTCCGCCAGGCCCCTGAGCGACCCGTGCCCTTCGAGTCCCTGTCGGGGATCCCGCTCGAGCCCCTCTACACGCCGGCGGACCTCGGGAGCTGGGACTACGAGAAGAAACTCGGCTTTCCCGGCGAGTTCCCATTCACGCGCGGCGTGTACCCTTCGATGTATCGCGGGCGCCTGTGGACGATGAGGATGTTCGCCGGGTTCGGACGGCCCGAGGACACCAACGCCCGCTTCAAGTACCTGCTCGAGCAGGGCCAGACGGGGCTGTCGACCGCCTTCGACATGCCCGCCCTCATGGGCTACGACGCCGACCACCCCCGCGCCCGCGGCGAGGTGGGCCGGGAAGGCGTCTCCGTTTCGACACTGGAAGACTTCGAGGTCCTCTTCGACGGGATCCCGCTCGATCGGGTGACCACCTCGATGACGATCAACTGCACGGCCTCCATCGCGCTCGCCATGTACCTGGCCGTGGCCGACAAGCAGGGTGTCGGCTGGGACCAGGTCGGGGGCACGATGCAGAACGACATGCTCAAAGAGTTCATCGCGCAGAAGGAGTGGATTTGCCCGCCGGCGCCCGCGATGCGCATCGTGGTGGACACGATCGAGTTCACCTCCAAGTACGTGCCGCGCTTCAACCCGGTCTCGATCTCCGGCTACCACATCCGGGAGGCCGGCGCCACCGCGGTCCAGGAACTGGCCTTCACCCTGGCCGACGGGATCGGCTACGTCCAGGCGTGCGTCGACCGCGGGCTCGACGTGGATTCCTTCGCGCCTCGCCTCTCGTTCTTCTTCGACGTCCACAACGACTTCTTCGAGGAGATCGCCAAGCTCCGGGCCGCCCGGCGCATCTGGGCGCGCGTGCTCAAGGAGCGCTTCGGGGCCAAGAGGCCCGAGTCCATGCGCCTGAGGACCCACACACAGACGGCAGGCGTCTCGGCGACCGCCCAGCAGCCGCTCAACAACGTCGCCCGGGTCGCCCTCCAGGCGTTGGCCGCCGTCCTCGGCGGCGCGCAGTCGCTCCACACCAACTCCTACGACGAGACCTGGGCGCTCCCCACGGAGGAGGCCGTGACCGTCGCGCTCCGGACCCAGCAGATCATCGCGGAGGAGACGGGCGTTCCCCTCGTGATCGATCCGCTCGGCGGCTCCTACTATCTCGAGCGGCTGACCGACCAGATGGAGGAAGCGGCCTGCGCCTACATCACGAAGATCGACGGTCTCGGCGGCATCATTCGGGCCGTCGACCTCGGTTATCCGCAGCAGGAGATCGCCGATGCGGCGTACCGGTACCAGCTCATGGAGGACCGCGGCGAGAAGACGGTGGTGGGCGTCAACAAGTACGTGATGGCGGAGGAGAAGCCGATCAGCTACCTGCGGATCGACGAGGCCGTCGAGCTGGAGCAGATCGAGCGGGTGAAGCGGCGCAAAGCCTCGCGCGACGCCTCCCGGGTGGAAAAACGCGTGAAGCAGATCGCTGAGGTCTGCCGGAACGGCCAGAACCTGATGCCGGTGCTCGTGGACGCGGTCAAGGACTACGTCTCCCTGGGCGAGATCTCGGATGTCTACCGGCAGGTCTTGGGCCAGTACCGCGAGCCGATCATCTTTTAG
- a CDS encoding electron transfer flavoprotein subunit alpha/FixB family protein, whose amino-acid sequence MANAFWCVVEDDRAGRPKKANAEVLGEAARLAAQTGGQAEAVWLTDKAEADGLGHLAEWGAERIWLLEAPGLAPYRGEVWTPVLAELAGKEQPKAILGAVTSRLRELMARLAARLGVGLSADSVAFDFREGTLVATRPVYAGKLLSKVSWAKAPWLATLRPNVFKPRDLLAGRAPVVERPAVTIPQPTMAFVERREEVSTGLPELTEAEIVVSGGRGLKGPENFVILEELAKVLGAAVGASRAAVDAGWRPHRFQIGQTGRTISPKLYMGFGISGAIQHLAGMRTSKIIVAVNKDPEAPIFKIADYGIVGDLFEIAPLLTQEFKRLLEK is encoded by the coding sequence ATGGCAAACGCATTCTGGTGCGTCGTCGAGGATGACCGAGCTGGCCGTCCCAAGAAGGCGAATGCCGAGGTGCTGGGTGAAGCTGCGCGCCTCGCGGCTCAGACCGGAGGCCAGGCCGAGGCGGTGTGGCTCACCGACAAGGCCGAGGCGGATGGACTCGGACACCTCGCCGAGTGGGGTGCGGAGAGGATCTGGCTGTTGGAAGCCCCTGGCCTGGCGCCGTATCGGGGTGAGGTGTGGACGCCGGTTCTGGCCGAGCTGGCGGGGAAGGAGCAGCCGAAGGCGATTCTCGGCGCGGTGACGAGCCGCCTGCGCGAGCTGATGGCGCGGCTGGCCGCGCGCCTCGGGGTGGGGTTGTCGGCCGACTCGGTCGCGTTCGACTTTCGGGAAGGCACCCTCGTCGCGACGCGTCCCGTGTACGCGGGCAAGCTGCTCTCGAAGGTCAGCTGGGCCAAGGCCCCGTGGCTCGCGACCCTTCGCCCAAACGTCTTCAAGCCCCGCGATCTCCTGGCGGGCAGGGCGCCGGTCGTCGAGCGCCCCGCGGTCACGATCCCGCAGCCCACGATGGCCTTCGTCGAGCGACGGGAGGAGGTGTCCACGGGTCTGCCCGAGCTGACCGAGGCCGAGATCGTCGTCTCGGGTGGCCGCGGGCTCAAGGGACCCGAGAACTTCGTGATCCTGGAGGAGCTGGCCAAGGTGCTCGGCGCTGCCGTGGGCGCATCACGGGCCGCGGTGGATGCCGGATGGCGTCCCCATCGCTTCCAGATCGGCCAGACCGGCCGCACCATCTCGCCCAAGCTCTACATGGGGTTCGGGATCTCGGGCGCGATCCAGCACCTGGCCGGGATGCGCACGTCGAAGATCATCGTCGCGGTGAACAAGGACCCCGAGGCGCCGATCTTCAAGATCGCCGACTACGGGATCGTCGGCGATCTCTTCGAGATCGCGCCGCTCCTCACCCAGGAGTTCAAGCGGCTGCTGGAGAAGTGA
- a CDS encoding amidohydrolase family protein: protein MALQVMSADSHMDLIYLPPDTFVSRMPPKWRERAPRVVERDGRKVWVSGDDALGPHGVYGPGVTGGRRGRILAQEGFASGQTRPSDPALRRQDQERDGVEAEVIYGIIGISRGLFTYKGITDPELLTAIYHAYNEYIAEFNRSMPGRYFGLGCLPNHDASMAAQEVRHCAALGLRGAVFVPWGAAMPVWHEMWEPMWAAGEEADLVISFHVFEGGGATVGYEIRGIRHPASIGAWVVVAPLQMDEIVSSVILSGVCERHPRLRLVLGESGIGWIPYVLERLDDTYEERLADDLKLPLPPSAYFKRQIYATFQKDFHGVRAMAEIAPDNVMWGSDYPHRDGTWPFSQKAIEEQFRSVDGAVKRKMLWENVRRLYRIA from the coding sequence ATGGCGCTCCAGGTGATGTCGGCCGACAGCCACATGGATCTCATCTATCTCCCCCCAGACACGTTCGTGTCGCGCATGCCGCCGAAGTGGCGGGAGCGGGCGCCCCGCGTCGTCGAGCGGGACGGGAGGAAGGTCTGGGTCTCGGGGGACGACGCGCTCGGGCCGCATGGGGTGTACGGCCCCGGCGTGACTGGAGGCAGGCGCGGCAGGATCCTGGCGCAGGAGGGGTTCGCCTCAGGCCAGACCCGGCCGTCGGACCCGGCGCTCCGGCGCCAGGACCAGGAGCGCGACGGCGTCGAGGCCGAGGTCATCTACGGGATCATCGGGATCTCGCGGGGCCTCTTCACGTACAAGGGGATCACAGACCCCGAGCTGTTGACGGCGATCTACCACGCCTACAACGAGTACATCGCCGAGTTCAACCGGTCCATGCCCGGCCGGTACTTCGGTCTCGGCTGCCTTCCCAACCACGATGCGAGCATGGCCGCCCAGGAGGTCCGTCACTGCGCAGCCCTCGGCCTCCGCGGCGCGGTGTTCGTCCCGTGGGGGGCGGCGATGCCCGTGTGGCACGAGATGTGGGAACCCATGTGGGCGGCCGGCGAGGAGGCGGACCTTGTCATCTCCTTCCATGTCTTCGAGGGCGGTGGGGCGACCGTGGGGTACGAGATCAGGGGAATCAGGCATCCGGCCTCGATCGGCGCCTGGGTCGTCGTCGCCCCGCTCCAGATGGACGAGATCGTGTCCTCCGTGATCCTGAGCGGGGTGTGCGAGCGTCACCCGCGGCTCAGGCTCGTGCTCGGCGAGAGCGGCATCGGCTGGATCCCATACGTCCTGGAACGCCTGGACGACACCTACGAGGAGCGGCTGGCGGACGATCTCAAGCTCCCGCTGCCGCCGAGCGCGTACTTCAAGCGGCAGATCTACGCGACGTTCCAGAAAGACTTCCACGGGGTGCGCGCGATGGCCGAGATCGCGCCCGACAACGTGATGTGGGGCTCCGACTACCCGCACCGCGACGGCACATGGCCGTTCTCGCAGAAGGCGATCGAAGAGCAGTTCCGCAGCGTCGACGGGGCCGTGAAGCGGAAGATGCTCTGGGAGAACGTGCGCCGACTCTATCGGATCGCGTGA